The following proteins are encoded in a genomic region of Paralichthys olivaceus isolate ysfri-2021 chromosome 23, ASM2471397v2, whole genome shotgun sequence:
- the upf2 gene encoding regulator of nonsense transcripts 2 isoform X2, which yields MPAERKRSVNMDEKDVCTFTNKEKEKDRDGERRPASARDKAKDEAKMSGKKDGGKEEKRKRLEEEKKKKEEKERRKKEEEKQKAEEEQKKKEEEEKRQQEEQERKLQEEEAKRQREEEAALLKEKEEGHQLHQEAWERHHCRKELRSKNQNAQEGRPEEAFFSRLDSSLKKNTAFVKKLRTLTEQQRDSLSNDFGSLNLSKYIGEAVSSVVEAKLKISDVGCAVHLCSLFHLRYSEFAPLLLQAWKKHFEARKEEKAPNVSKLRTDLRFIAELTIVGLFTDKEGLSLIYEQLKNIIGTDRETHTHVSVVISFCKHCGDDIAGLMSRKVKIAAEKFGLTFPPSEIINTEKQQPFQNLLREYFTSLTKHLKKDHRELQNIERQNRRILHSKGELSEDRHKQYEEFATSYQKLLANTQSLADLLDENMPDLPQDKTVQEEHGPGIDIFTPGKPGEYDLEGGIWEDEDARNFYENMVDLKAFVPAILFKDNEKSNQGKEKDDAKDGKEGKDTTSTTEELELELEALDITDEPLELEGADEVENEELTKKLLDEQEQEDEEANTGSHLKLIVDAFIQQLPNCVNRDLIDKAAMDFCMNMNTKSNRRKLVRALFTVPRQRLDLLPFYSRLVATLHPCMSDVAEDLCSMLKGDFRFHIRKKDQINIETKNKTVRFIGELAKFKMFSKTDTLHCLKMLLSDFTHHHIEMACTLLETCGRFLFRSPDSHLRTSVLLEQMMRKKQAQHLDARYVTMVENAYYYCNPPPMEKTVKKKRPPLHEYIRKLLYKDLSKVTTEKVLRQMRKLPWQDPEVKRYLICCMVNIWNVKYNSIHCVANLLAGLVAYQEDVGIHVVDGVLEDIRLGMEVNQPKFNQRRISSAKFLGELYNYRMVESAVIFRTLFSFIFFGVNPDGSPGLLDPPEHLFRFRLVCTLLDTCGQYFDRGSSKRKLDCFLIYFQRYIWWKKSIDVWTRDHPFPIDIDYMISDTLELLRPKMRISCSLEEATKQVSDLEREVLVKLGLGMEKDGRSSAMSEGEVLDEEDDDGDDDEEGGAETEEQSGNESEMNEQEEDDGSENEEEEREEEEEENTDYLTDSTKENETDEENNEVTIRGGGLKHVACAEDEDFIQALDKMMLENLQQRSGEAVKVHQLDVAIPLQLKSQLKKGSTGQPCIAEGESDISDTMQFVMLTRKGNKQQYKILNVPLSSHLAANHFNQQQAEQEERMRMKKLTLDINERQEQEDYQEMMQSLAQRPAQANTNRERRPRYQHPKGAPNADLIFKTGGRRR from the exons ATGCCTGCTGAACGTAAGCGCTCAGTAAACATGGATGAAAAAGATGTTTGCACCTTCACTaacaaggagaaggagaaggacagAGATGGTGAGAGGCGACCGGCGTCTGCTCGAGACAAAGCAAAAGACGAGGCCAAAATGAGTGGTAAAAAAGATGGTGgcaaggaggagaagaggaagcggctagaagaggaaaagaagaagaaggaggagaaggagcgaagaaagaaagaggaggaaaagcagaaagcggaggaggaacagaagaagaaggaggaggaagagaagagacagcaggaggagcaggagaggaaactCCAAGAGGAGGAGGCCAAGAGACAACGTGAGGAGGAGGCGGCTCTCCTGAA ggaaaaggaggaggggcaTCAGCTGCACCAGGAGGCCTGGGAGCGCCATCACTGCAGAAAGGAACTCCGCAGCAAGAACCAAAACGCTCAAGAGGGTCGGCCTGAAGAGGCTTTTTTCAGCCGCCTGGACTCCAGCCTTAAAAAGAACACGGCCTTCGTCAAGAAGCTTCGCACACTTACCGAACAGCAGCGCGATTCACTCTCCAATGACTTTGGCTCCCTGAACCTCAGCAAGTACATCGGCGAGGCTGTGAGCTCTGTCGTGGAGGCAAAGCTGAAGATCTCTGATGTCGGCTGCGCTGTCCATCTGTGTTCCCTCTTCCACCTGCGCTACTCTGAGTTTGCTCCATTGCTGTTACAGGCCTGGAAGAAGCACTTTGAAGCAAGGAAGGAGGAAAAGGCGCCCAATGTGAGCAAGCTGCGCACAGATCTGCGCTTTATTGCAGAGCTCACCATCGTCGGCCTCTTCACGGACAAAGAGGGTCTGTCGCTCATTTATGAGCAGCTGAAGAACATCATCGGGACCGACCGGGAGACGCACACTCATGTGTCGGTGGTCATCAGTTTCTGTAAGCACTGTGGGGATGACATCGCTGGTCTGATGTCCCGCAAGGTGAAAATTGCTGCTGAGAAGTTCGGCTTGACCTTCCCTCCAAGTGAGATAATCaacacagagaagcagcagccCTTCCAGAACCTTCTGCGTGAGTACTTCACGTCACTCACCAAACACCTGAAGAAGGACCACCGGGAGCTGCAGAACATTGAGAGGCAGAACAG GCGTATCCTACATTCCAAAGGGGAGCTGAGTGAGGACAGGCACAAGCAGTATGAAGAGTTTGCCACTTCCTACCAGAAGCTGCTGGCCAACACTCAGTCCCTGGCTGACCTCCTCGATGAGAACATGCCAGATCTGCCTCAGGACAAGACCGTGCAGGAGG AACACGGTCCTGGCATTGATATCTTCACCCCTGGTAAGCCTGGAGAGTATGACCTGGAAGGAGGGATCTGGGAAGATGAAGACGCTCGTAACTTCTATGAGAACATGGTGGACCTGAAGGCCTTCGTCCCTGCCATCCTCTTCAAGGACAACGAGAAGAGCAACCAGGGCAAAGAAAAAGATGACGCCAAAG ATGGGAAAGAAGGGAAGGACACGACCAGCActacagaggagctggagctggagctggaggctcTGGACATCACAGACGAACCTCTTGAACTGGAGGGAGCAGACGAGGTGGAAAATGAGGAGCTGACCAAAAAACTGCTGGATGAGCaag AGCAAGAGGATGAGGAGGCCAACACAGGCTCCCACTTGAAGCTTATTGTGGACGCCTTCATCCAGCAGCTCCCCAACTGTGTGAACAGAGACCTCATAGATAAG GCTGCCATGGACTTCTGCATGAACATGAACACCAAGTCTAACAGGAGGAAACTTGTCCGAGCCCTTTTCACTGTCCCCAGGCAGAG GTTGGATCTGCTCCCCTTCTACTCTCGGCTGGTGGCAACTCTTCACCCCTGCATGTCAGATGTGGCTGAGGACCTCTGCTCCATGTTGAAGGGAGACTTCAGGTTTCAT ATCCGGAAGAAGGATCAGATCAACAttgagacaaaaaataaaacggTCAGATTTATCGGGGAACTGGCCAAGTTCAAGATGTTCTCAAAAACGGACACGCTTCATTGTCTCAAG ATGCTGCTGTCTGACTTCACCCATCACCACATAGAGATGGCCTGCACTCTGCTGGAGACCTGCGGCCGCTTCCTTTTCAGATCCCCTGACTCTCACCTGCGTACCAGCGTCCTGCTG GAGCAAATGATGCGCAAAAAGCAGGCTCAGCATCTGGATGCCCGCTACGTGACGATGGTGGAGAACGCCTACTACTACTGTAACCCCCCTCCCATGGAGAAGacggtgaagaagaagaggcccCCGCTGCACGAGTACATCCGCAAGCTCCTCTACAAGGACCTGTCCAAGGTCACCACTGAGAAGGTGCTGAGGCAGATGCGCAAGCTGCCGTGGCAGGACCCAGAGGTGAAGCGGTACCTGATCTGCTGCATGGTCAACATCTGGAACGTCAAGTACAACAGCATCCACTGTGTGGCCAACCTGCTGGCCGGCCTGGTGGCCTACCAGGAGGACGTGGGGATTCATGTGGTGGACGGCGTCCTGGAGGACATCCGCCTGGGCatggag GTCAACCAGCCCAAGTTCAACCAGCGGCGCATCAGCAGCGCCAAGTTCCTGGGCGAGCTCTACAACTACCGCATGGTGGAGTCGGCCGTCATTTTCCGCAccctcttctccttcatcttcttcGGGGTGAATCCGGACGGCAGCCCCGGCCTCCTGGATCCTCCGGAGCACCTGTTCCGCTTCCGTCTGGTCTGCACCCTGCTCGATACGTGCGGCCAGTACTTCGACCGAGGCTCGAGCAAGAGGAAGCTGGACTGTTTCCTCATCTACTTCCAG CGGTACATCTGGTGGAAGAAGAGCATCGATGTTTGGACCCGTGACCACCCGTTCCCCATCGACATCGACTACATGATCAGCGACACCCTGGAGCTGCTCAGGCCCAAGATGAGGATCAGCTGCTCGCTGGAGGAGGCCACCAAACAGGTCAGCGACCTGGAGAGGGAGGTGCTCGTAAAACTAG GTCTGGGGATGGAGAAGGACGGTCGCTCCAGCGCCATGAGCGAAGGGGAGGTGCTGGACGAGGAAGACGACGACGGCGACGACGACGAAGAGGGAGGCGCAGAGACCGAGGAGCAGTCGGGCAACGAGAGTGAAATGAacgagcaggaggaggat gATGGGTCCGAGAACGAAGAAGAGGAgcgggaagaggaggaagaggagaacacAGACTACCTAACCGACTCCACTAAAGAAAACGAGACTGATGAGGAGAACAAT GAGGTGACCATCCGCGGCGGTGGACTGAAGCACGTGGCCTGTGCCGAGGATGAGGACTTCATTCAGGCTCTGGATAAGATGATGCTGGAGAACCTGCAG CAGCGTAGCGGCGAGGCGGTGAAGGTGCACCAGCTGGACGTGGCCATTCCTCTGCAGCTGAAGAGTCAGCTGAAGAAGGGCAGCACGGGACAGCCGTGCATCGCAGAGGGAGAGTCGGACATCTCGGACACCATGCAGTTCGTGATGCTGACACGCAAGGGCAACAAGCAGCAG TATAAGATCCTGAACGTGCCGCTGTCATCACACCTGGCGGCGAACCACTTCAACCAGCAGCAGGCCGAGCAGGAGGAGCGCATGAGGATGAAGAAACTCACCCTGGACATCAACGAGagacaggagcaggaggacTACCAGG aGATGATGCAGTCCCTGGCCCAGCGTCCGGCTCAGGCCAACACCAACCGGGAGCGTCGGCCTCGCTACCAGCACCCGAAAGGCGCTCCCAACGCCGACCTCATCTTCAAGACAGGAGGAAG GAGACGCTGA
- the upf2 gene encoding regulator of nonsense transcripts 2 isoform X3, protein MPAERKRSVNMDEKDVCTFTNKEKEKDRDGERRPASARDKAKDEAKMSGKKDGGKEEKRKRLEEEKKKKEEKERRKKEEEKQKAEEEQKKKEEEEKRQQEEQERKLQEEEAKRQREEEAALLKEKEEGHQLHQEAWERHHCRKELRSKNQNAQEGRPEEAFFSRLDSSLKKNTAFVKKLRTLTEQQRDSLSNDFGSLNLSKYIGEAVSSVVEAKLKISDVGCAVHLCSLFHLRYSEFAPLLLQAWKKHFEARKEEKAPNVSKLRTDLRFIAELTIVGLFTDKEGLSLIYEQLKNIIGTDRETHTHVSVVISFCKHCGDDIAGLMSRKVKIAAEKFGLTFPPSEIINTEKQQPFQNLLREYFTSLTKHLKKDHRELQNIERQNRRILHSKGELSEDRHKQYEEFATSYQKLLANTQSLADLLDENMPDLPQDKTVQEEHGPGIDIFTPGKPGEYDLEGGIWEDEDARNFYENMVDLKAFVPAILFKDNEKSNQGKEKDDAKDGKEGKDTTSTTEELELELEALDITDEPLELEGADEVENEELTKKLLDEQEQEDEEANTGSHLKLIVDAFIQQLPNCVNRDLIDKAAMDFCMNMNTKSNRRKLVRALFTVPRQRLDLLPFYSRLVATLHPCMSDVAEDLCSMLKGDFRFHIRKKDQINIETKNKTVRFIGELAKFKMFSKTDTLHCLKMLLSDFTHHHIEMACTLLETCGRFLFRSPDSHLRTSVLLEQMMRKKQAQHLDARYVTMVENAYYYCNPPPMEKTVKKKRPPLHEYIRKLLYKDLSKVTTEKVLRQMRKLPWQDPEVKRYLICCMVNIWNVKYNSIHCVANLLAGLVAYQEDVGIHVVDGVLEDIRLGMEVNQPKFNQRRISSAKFLGELYNYRMVESAVIFRTLFSFIFFGVNPDGSPGLLDPPEHLFRFRLVCTLLDTCGQYFDRGSSKRKLDCFLIYFQRYIWWKKSIDVWTRDHPFPIDIDYMISDTLELLRPKMRISCSLEEATKQVSDLEREVLVKLGLGMEKDGRSSAMSEGEVLDEEDDDGDDDEEGGAETEEQSGNESEMNEQEEDDGSENEEEEREEEEEENTDYLTDSTKENETDEENNEVTIRGGGLKHVACAEDEDFIQALDKMMLENLQQRSGEAVKVHQLDVAIPLQLKSQLKKGSTGQPCIAEGESDISDTMQFVMLTRKGNKQQYKILNVPLSSHLAANHFNQQQAEQEERMRMKKLTLDINERQEQEDYQEMMQSLAQRPAQANTNRERRPRYQHPKGAPNADLIFKTGGRR, encoded by the exons ATGCCTGCTGAACGTAAGCGCTCAGTAAACATGGATGAAAAAGATGTTTGCACCTTCACTaacaaggagaaggagaaggacagAGATGGTGAGAGGCGACCGGCGTCTGCTCGAGACAAAGCAAAAGACGAGGCCAAAATGAGTGGTAAAAAAGATGGTGgcaaggaggagaagaggaagcggctagaagaggaaaagaagaagaaggaggagaaggagcgaagaaagaaagaggaggaaaagcagaaagcggaggaggaacagaagaagaaggaggaggaagagaagagacagcaggaggagcaggagaggaaactCCAAGAGGAGGAGGCCAAGAGACAACGTGAGGAGGAGGCGGCTCTCCTGAA ggaaaaggaggaggggcaTCAGCTGCACCAGGAGGCCTGGGAGCGCCATCACTGCAGAAAGGAACTCCGCAGCAAGAACCAAAACGCTCAAGAGGGTCGGCCTGAAGAGGCTTTTTTCAGCCGCCTGGACTCCAGCCTTAAAAAGAACACGGCCTTCGTCAAGAAGCTTCGCACACTTACCGAACAGCAGCGCGATTCACTCTCCAATGACTTTGGCTCCCTGAACCTCAGCAAGTACATCGGCGAGGCTGTGAGCTCTGTCGTGGAGGCAAAGCTGAAGATCTCTGATGTCGGCTGCGCTGTCCATCTGTGTTCCCTCTTCCACCTGCGCTACTCTGAGTTTGCTCCATTGCTGTTACAGGCCTGGAAGAAGCACTTTGAAGCAAGGAAGGAGGAAAAGGCGCCCAATGTGAGCAAGCTGCGCACAGATCTGCGCTTTATTGCAGAGCTCACCATCGTCGGCCTCTTCACGGACAAAGAGGGTCTGTCGCTCATTTATGAGCAGCTGAAGAACATCATCGGGACCGACCGGGAGACGCACACTCATGTGTCGGTGGTCATCAGTTTCTGTAAGCACTGTGGGGATGACATCGCTGGTCTGATGTCCCGCAAGGTGAAAATTGCTGCTGAGAAGTTCGGCTTGACCTTCCCTCCAAGTGAGATAATCaacacagagaagcagcagccCTTCCAGAACCTTCTGCGTGAGTACTTCACGTCACTCACCAAACACCTGAAGAAGGACCACCGGGAGCTGCAGAACATTGAGAGGCAGAACAG GCGTATCCTACATTCCAAAGGGGAGCTGAGTGAGGACAGGCACAAGCAGTATGAAGAGTTTGCCACTTCCTACCAGAAGCTGCTGGCCAACACTCAGTCCCTGGCTGACCTCCTCGATGAGAACATGCCAGATCTGCCTCAGGACAAGACCGTGCAGGAGG AACACGGTCCTGGCATTGATATCTTCACCCCTGGTAAGCCTGGAGAGTATGACCTGGAAGGAGGGATCTGGGAAGATGAAGACGCTCGTAACTTCTATGAGAACATGGTGGACCTGAAGGCCTTCGTCCCTGCCATCCTCTTCAAGGACAACGAGAAGAGCAACCAGGGCAAAGAAAAAGATGACGCCAAAG ATGGGAAAGAAGGGAAGGACACGACCAGCActacagaggagctggagctggagctggaggctcTGGACATCACAGACGAACCTCTTGAACTGGAGGGAGCAGACGAGGTGGAAAATGAGGAGCTGACCAAAAAACTGCTGGATGAGCaag AGCAAGAGGATGAGGAGGCCAACACAGGCTCCCACTTGAAGCTTATTGTGGACGCCTTCATCCAGCAGCTCCCCAACTGTGTGAACAGAGACCTCATAGATAAG GCTGCCATGGACTTCTGCATGAACATGAACACCAAGTCTAACAGGAGGAAACTTGTCCGAGCCCTTTTCACTGTCCCCAGGCAGAG GTTGGATCTGCTCCCCTTCTACTCTCGGCTGGTGGCAACTCTTCACCCCTGCATGTCAGATGTGGCTGAGGACCTCTGCTCCATGTTGAAGGGAGACTTCAGGTTTCAT ATCCGGAAGAAGGATCAGATCAACAttgagacaaaaaataaaacggTCAGATTTATCGGGGAACTGGCCAAGTTCAAGATGTTCTCAAAAACGGACACGCTTCATTGTCTCAAG ATGCTGCTGTCTGACTTCACCCATCACCACATAGAGATGGCCTGCACTCTGCTGGAGACCTGCGGCCGCTTCCTTTTCAGATCCCCTGACTCTCACCTGCGTACCAGCGTCCTGCTG GAGCAAATGATGCGCAAAAAGCAGGCTCAGCATCTGGATGCCCGCTACGTGACGATGGTGGAGAACGCCTACTACTACTGTAACCCCCCTCCCATGGAGAAGacggtgaagaagaagaggcccCCGCTGCACGAGTACATCCGCAAGCTCCTCTACAAGGACCTGTCCAAGGTCACCACTGAGAAGGTGCTGAGGCAGATGCGCAAGCTGCCGTGGCAGGACCCAGAGGTGAAGCGGTACCTGATCTGCTGCATGGTCAACATCTGGAACGTCAAGTACAACAGCATCCACTGTGTGGCCAACCTGCTGGCCGGCCTGGTGGCCTACCAGGAGGACGTGGGGATTCATGTGGTGGACGGCGTCCTGGAGGACATCCGCCTGGGCatggag GTCAACCAGCCCAAGTTCAACCAGCGGCGCATCAGCAGCGCCAAGTTCCTGGGCGAGCTCTACAACTACCGCATGGTGGAGTCGGCCGTCATTTTCCGCAccctcttctccttcatcttcttcGGGGTGAATCCGGACGGCAGCCCCGGCCTCCTGGATCCTCCGGAGCACCTGTTCCGCTTCCGTCTGGTCTGCACCCTGCTCGATACGTGCGGCCAGTACTTCGACCGAGGCTCGAGCAAGAGGAAGCTGGACTGTTTCCTCATCTACTTCCAG CGGTACATCTGGTGGAAGAAGAGCATCGATGTTTGGACCCGTGACCACCCGTTCCCCATCGACATCGACTACATGATCAGCGACACCCTGGAGCTGCTCAGGCCCAAGATGAGGATCAGCTGCTCGCTGGAGGAGGCCACCAAACAGGTCAGCGACCTGGAGAGGGAGGTGCTCGTAAAACTAG GTCTGGGGATGGAGAAGGACGGTCGCTCCAGCGCCATGAGCGAAGGGGAGGTGCTGGACGAGGAAGACGACGACGGCGACGACGACGAAGAGGGAGGCGCAGAGACCGAGGAGCAGTCGGGCAACGAGAGTGAAATGAacgagcaggaggaggat gATGGGTCCGAGAACGAAGAAGAGGAgcgggaagaggaggaagaggagaacacAGACTACCTAACCGACTCCACTAAAGAAAACGAGACTGATGAGGAGAACAAT GAGGTGACCATCCGCGGCGGTGGACTGAAGCACGTGGCCTGTGCCGAGGATGAGGACTTCATTCAGGCTCTGGATAAGATGATGCTGGAGAACCTGCAG CAGCGTAGCGGCGAGGCGGTGAAGGTGCACCAGCTGGACGTGGCCATTCCTCTGCAGCTGAAGAGTCAGCTGAAGAAGGGCAGCACGGGACAGCCGTGCATCGCAGAGGGAGAGTCGGACATCTCGGACACCATGCAGTTCGTGATGCTGACACGCAAGGGCAACAAGCAGCAG TATAAGATCCTGAACGTGCCGCTGTCATCACACCTGGCGGCGAACCACTTCAACCAGCAGCAGGCCGAGCAGGAGGAGCGCATGAGGATGAAGAAACTCACCCTGGACATCAACGAGagacaggagcaggaggacTACCAGG aGATGATGCAGTCCCTGGCCCAGCGTCCGGCTCAGGCCAACACCAACCGGGAGCGTCGGCCTCGCTACCAGCACCCGAAAGGCGCTCCCAACGCCGACCTCATCTTCAAGACAGGAGGAAG ACGCTGA